The genomic region ACTCACATGGGCAAATCTAGATGAATGTTATTGGGGGTCATCTTTGGGTGAATGCTTGGCCATGTGTACTTTGAGGTTCCTTTTATGAGCGAAACCCGTTCCACATCGATCACATTTAAAAGACTTCTCTGTGTGTACCCTCATGTGCTCGCTAAGGTAATCTTCGCGTACAAAATTCTTTCCACACTTATCACATGTAAATAACTTATCTTTTCTGTGAAGCCACATGTGTTGCTTAAGGTGAAATTTACGTCTAAACTCTTTTCCGCACTCATCACAAGTaaacggcttctctccagtgtgaattttCATGTGGCAAGAAAggttgtatttacatttaaagtttttaCCACACTGCGTGCAGGAgtaaggcttctctccggtgtgaacacTCATATGGACTTTAAGGGTTTCTGCTTGAGCAAAACTccttccacactgttggcaggcATACTGCTTCTCTTTGTGAACAGCGATGTGAGCTTTAAGGTTTTGTAATTGCCTGAATCTCTTTCCACAATACTGACAGGGaaacggcttctctccagtgtgaattctcatgtgcaccTCGAGGTTGTGCTTTTGACTGAATCTCTTTCCACACTCGGTACACCAGTAAGGCTTCTCTttagtgtgaattctcatgtggattTCATAACCTGCTTTTCtagtgaaactctttccacactgatcacatgttAAAAGGTTCtttccagtgtgaattctcatgtggatgTCAAAACTTGCTTTTCTAGTGAAACactttccacactgatcacatgttAAAAGGTTCTTTCCAGTGTGAATTTTCGTGTGTTCTCTAAGGATTTCTGCTTTAGTAAATCTCTTTCCACATGGTTGGCAGTTATAAGGTCTCTCTCCGGTGTGAACAGGAATGTGAGCCTTAAGGTTTT from Danio aesculapii unplaced genomic scaffold, fDanAes4.1, whole genome shotgun sequence harbors:
- the LOC130220544 gene encoding gastrula zinc finger protein XlCGF57.1-like, coding for MLLKEETQNLNEMEEKDQNEEHHDFLPDEPSSVTKTPCESAEKTESNRYFPCQECGKHFSKKSRLEAHMRLHTEENLITCDLCGKSFSRKSYFDKHRKTHTKEKPYWCTECGKRFSQKNNLTVHMRIHTGEKPFPCQYCGKKFRQMQNLKAHIPVHTGERPYNCQPCGKRFTKAEILREHTKIHTGKNLLTCDQCGKCFTRKASFDIHMRIHTGKNLLTCDQCGKSFTRKAGYEIHMRIHTKEKPYWCTECGKRFSQKHNLEVHMRIHTGEKPFPCQYCGKRFRQLQNLKAHIAVHKEKQYACQQCGRSFAQAETLKVHMSVHTGEKPYSCTQCGKNFKCKYNLSCHMKIHTGEKPFTCDECGKEFRRKFHLKQHMWLHRKDKLFTCDKCGKNFVREDYLSEHMRVHTEKSFKCDRCGTGFAHKRNLKVHMAKHSPKDDPQ